In a single window of the Biomphalaria glabrata chromosome 13, xgBioGlab47.1, whole genome shotgun sequence genome:
- the LOC106071936 gene encoding uncharacterized protein LOC106071936 — protein MMDYYLIICLSVLIAPCVVAYDCEAEQGREVNLEDDSCESYWTCKDYDAVLSHCEDDMQFDFAWRVCRPNREVWCQWQVHTVQRRGGLKGTPFDLSAVQAYSVRKPWLREMFHGQYRPLLTYNGQRPTKSYTHTHDGSTHTHLLDSRGQYIDTTDHFHESRGSPSIVRERREANYENLVTGADVDAFASQKRVRKFHKRIGGEGKVFNKRSQELGMDYDVNILKPNKENGHEEEGMSKNGNGEDAKRYLPETSDEDSGKDGYLPKDNEYNEYDGDDAVCLGGVGREPDLEDSECKLFWECTKESVSYLECDDGYLYDFEKKDCLPYSDVKCKEQLSKAKQTNSRETTVEVKKDKDMTVVHHYYHGGAKPMPGKLPDELFKLDEEDDLDLAGERTMLPLPPKTDFAQLTNDDLSNSSEDAIIKRIQRAPRPTTLLGRQNIIITALSPADT, from the exons ATGATGgactattatttaattatttgccTGTCag TCTTAATTGCGCCCTGTGTGGTGGCATACGACTGCGAGGCAGAGCAAGGGAGAGAAGTGAACCTAGAAGATGACTCCTGCGAGAGTTATTGGACTTGCAAGGACTACGACGCTGTCCTGTCCCACTGTGAAGACGACATGCAGTTCGACTTTGCCTGGCGCGTGTGTCGCCCAAACAGAGAAGTGTGGTGTCAGTGGCAGGTCCATACCGTCCAGAGGAGGGGCGGGCTCAAGGGGACACCGTTTGACCTCTCG GCTGTGCAGGCATATAGTGTCAGGAAGCCTTGGCTAAGAGAGATGTTTCATGGTCAGTACCGGCCACTGCTGACCTACAATGGTCAGAGGCCGACGAAAAGCTACACCCACACTCACGATGGCAGCACACACACGCATCTCCTGGACAGTCGGGGGCAGTACATCGACACCACTGACCACTTCCACGAATCTCGCGGCTCCCCGAGCATCGTCCGTGAGCGACGAGAGGCTAATTACGAAAACTTAGTTACAGGCGCGGACGTGGATGCCTTCGCCTCGCAGAAGAGAGTGCGGAAGTTTCACAAGAGGATTGGCGGCGAGGGCAAAGTCTTCAATAAGAGAAGCCAGGAGCTAGGGATGGACTACGACGTCAACATCCTCAAACCCAACAAGGAGAACGGACATGAAGAAGAGGGCATGTCTAAAAATGGAAACGGCGAAGATGCAAAGAGGTACTTGCCGGAAACCAGCGACGAGGACTCGGGAAAAGACGGCTATTTACCGAAAGACAACGAATATAACGAGTACGATGGCGATGACGCTGTTTGTCTCGGAGGCGTTGGTAGAGAGCCTGACCTGGAGGACTCTGAATGCAAACTGTTCTGGGAGTGCACCAAAGAGTCAGTCAGCTAC CTGGAGTGTGATGACGGTTACCTGTACGACTTCGAGAAGAAAGACTGCTTGCCCTACAGTGACGTCAAGTGTAAGGAGCAGCTCAGTAAAGCCAAGCAGACGAACTCCAGGGAGACTACAGTTGAAGTgaagaaagacaaagacatgACAGTTGTCCACCATTATTACCATGGAGGTGCTAAACCCATGCCAG GTAAACTGCCTGATGAACTGTTCAAGTTAGATGAAGAAGATGATCTTGACCTGGCCGGAGAACGAACCATGCTACCCTTGCCCCCAAAAACAGACTTCGCTCAGCTGACGAACGACGACCTCTCTAATTCCTCAGAGGACGCCATCATCAAAAGAATTCAAAGAGCCCCAAGGCCCACGACGCTCCTTGGCCGTCAGAATATTATAATCACGGCGCTCTCCCCAGCAGACACGTGA